GAGCAGGTTTGCCAGATTCGGCGAACTCCCACGCCGGACCGCGTGTCACCGGGGCGGGGGAGACGGTTGAGACGAAAGGTATTCAGCGACCGGGATCCGCGTCTGCGCGAAGTAGCCGACGGGCAGCAGCACGTCACCGGCCGTCGTCTTGTAGTACACCTGCCACCGGTGATAGCCGGCGAACGCGGCGGGATCGTCGGCCAGCACCGCGGCGTAGTCGTTGACGGCCTGCACGTAGTCGGTCGAGTTGTTGTAGCGGAACAGCGCACGATCGGGGTCGGCGGCGAAGCCGTTCGCGGCGAGGTACCGCCCGGCCGCCATGATACTGTCGCGCGGAGAGTGGATGTCGCCGCCCTCGCCGTACGCCGCGAACGTCGACGGCAGGAACTGCATCGGTCCCTGCGCGCCCGCGGTGCTCACGCCGGCGACGCGACCGAACACGGTCTCGATCATGTTGATCGCCGCCAGGTGGCTCCAACTCACCCCGGACGCTGCCTCGGCTTCGCGGTAGTAGGCCAGCAGTTCGTCGGCTGGCGGCGGCGGCACGATCCGCCACGCCGGCAGGGTGTCCTGCGCGGTGCCCTCGCTCAGCGCGGTCAGGTGCTGCCGTGCGCTGATGTTGCGGTCGTAGATCGCGGCCAGTTGCGGGGGAATCCGCGGCCGCGCCACCCGTTCCCAGTCGGCGTTGCGGCCCAGCGTCCGGTACGCGAGCTGCTGGCGATGCGCGGCCGCCACGAGCACGTCGTCCGGTGCGGACGGATCGCGCAGCGTGCGTTCATCGGCGACCAGGTCGTCGGCGATCTGCACGGGATCGGATGCCAGTTCGCGGCGGGCGGGTGCCGGCGTGGGGGCGGGCGCAGACGTCGACGGCGGAGCAGCGGTGGTCGACGGCGGCGGCTCAGCCGGCGTCGTGCATCCGGTGAGCGCGAACGCTGCGACGGCGACGACGGGCGCGGCGCGCCGAATCGCGGCGATCA
The window above is part of the Mycolicibacterium rutilum genome. Proteins encoded here:
- a CDS encoding lytic transglycosylase domain-containing protein: MSVIAAIRRAAPVVAVAAFALTGCTTPAEPPPSTTAAPPSTSAPAPTPAPARRELASDPVQIADDLVADERTLRDPSAPDDVLVAAAHRQQLAYRTLGRNADWERVARPRIPPQLAAIYDRNISARQHLTALSEGTAQDTLPAWRIVPPPPADELLAYYREAEAASGVSWSHLAAINMIETVFGRVAGVSTAGAQGPMQFLPSTFAAYGEGGDIHSPRDSIMAAGRYLAANGFAADPDRALFRYNNSTDYVQAVNDYAAVLADDPAAFAGYHRWQVYYKTTAGDVLLPVGYFAQTRIPVAEYLSSQPSPPPR